GCCGGCGTCGGAACGCTTCGCGAACTAACGAAGTAATCGCTCGGGCGTGCACGCCGGCGTCGCTCTGATAGATGTCCCCGACGCCTTCACTGGAAAACAACGTCTGGGGACCGGACAGAGACATGACGAGGCTGAGGCAAAAAGCTCCGTGATAGGCCCGAGCTTCGCTGGAGCTCTTGTCATAGTAGTTCTCTATGAGCTCATAGTTGGCGTACAGAGCGGCCACCTGCACCGTGCACCAGGAGACGAAAAAGTGCAACGTGTCTTCTCCCAGCTCCGCCCAAAGTTCCAACACTGCCGCCAGGTAGCGCGGAGTGGTGGTTGTGACTAAAGTTGTGACGTTGACGCTGTCGAGAAGTTTCGGCTGAAGTCTGGCCAGGCAGTCCGTCCAGCGGCTGTCGGGGACGGGCGCGTGTGTCGAGTTAACAATGTCTTGCACTGACGACGGAGTGATGTCGCGTACTACGTAAGCAGAATAGTATGCGGCGAGCTTTTCCAGCGCTTCGATTTCTACGGCGGTCGTGGTGTCGTAGTCGACAGTTCCTGTCCGTTCGTGTCGTAGATGAAAGGCGCTCGCCAGTGTGTGGAAGTAAGTAAATTTCGCTACACTGGACTTGAAACTGCGGGTTTTGTCCATGACAAATGGAAGCGAGCTGCCTGCCTTAACGACGAGTGTGTTTCCGCTCGGCGATGAAACAACGACAAAGTCGAGCACGGTACCCCATCCCAGCGCCAGGGAACAGTATAGCAGCGTGTACACTAAGTCGACGTCGCTAGGCTTTTCCGGCCAGACGATGCCCGCGTCGAGTAGGGCTTCCTTGACGACGAGAAGCTGGTTACTTTTGCCCTGTCCGACGTCGTCGCAGCTCAGGAAAAGCGCCAGTGCCCGCTGTACGTCGTCCTGTCGCGTGGCCGGGATGGCCGCGGAAAGCGCCGACAGGCGCACTTTATCCAGGACGTCGACGAAGTGGGTCTCTCGCACGCTGAGCGACTGCTTCTGCTTCCAGCCGTCGCACACGAAGCGCGTGAAGCTCTCGCACGGGTCGACGGACTGGTTGATGGAAGCGAGCAGAAGGCTGGAATAGGAGACGCAGGCTTGCGTTGTGCACTGGTTCTTCACCGCCGTAGCGCTCTTCCAGTATATCTTGACGAGAAGGATGCAGAGCAAGATCGCCACAACCAACGCCAACGCGGTGATCAGAATCATTTTAGCCAGAGGCCGCGTTTCCCGAGGGCTCTAGaggaataaacaaaaaaaaaaaaaaagagagagaaaagtttcaccaataatgcgaagcagtgacgCGATAGTAAGCTTTAGACTCTTTCGTGTGGGCTTTTGAGGGAACATTTGCAGGTGCGAGCAAGTAAGCTACTTCCGAGAAGTAAAATAAGTGTGCGCCGTATTCATTTCGGAAAGTTGCGCCTCCCGGTGGTGAAGTGAAAAGGCTCGGCTTTTCTGATTCCTCTTAGCTAACCAGACTTAGCCACTGGTCTCCGCTAAAACAATACTTTAGCTTCATACTGCTGCATTCGTTCGGCTTTTCTCATATTTATATTTTGGCTACCCCATTCAGGGATAGCCTTCACGCTATTCCCGAAGAAAACAAGCCGACGTCAGTGCCATTTAGTAAACACGAGAAGAAGCAACGCTCCAGAAGAAGACTAATGAAGACGAAGCGGACGCGCTCAATCATTGTCGTTACATGTAGACCAAAGTAAACTTAATTTATGACCGTCTACGCAAGTAGGAAGACCACGTGCTAGAACACGAAGAAGGCGCGGACGCCAGCTCTATCCATGCACTACACAGATGTTGATGAGCGGGTGTTAGCCAGTCAAGTAGCTGCTGGCGTGATCGAGCTCCACAGGATTGCTATTCTTTACTGCTACATTATCGGTGGAGTGGCTGAGAGGTAGAATCCTGGACTGTCAATTTGCTGGTTGCAAGTTAGATTCCTCGCGGGACACAGAGTTTAATTGCGATCAGCATCCTTAGCCTATACTTCACCCACTTTGGCATGCTGCTGATGTCTAATGGACTCATTCTTGCGCACTGGAAACGATGTCAAGTTGGCTAACATGGCGAAAGAACACAACACCAAAACAGCGTCCACAGGTGCACCACTATAGTATGGTCTAGCACGGTAGCATCCAACCAGAAGTGAAGTAACCTTCCGGCTCCGAATGCAATATCGCGTGTCATCCATGAAAactgcgttctttcttctttcataACTCCTCTACAAACTTATTTCACTTAAGCAGTCCACGGCTCATCCCTGTGTGTTGTCTTCGATGCATGGCGCGAATGCTTTGCGCTTCGGTTACGTCGGAGCACGAGGTGCTTGCACTTCAGTGAAAGTGCGAAGGTGAAATTGCGTGACATTTTTCGAAAGTTCGCTCTTAAACGCAAGGATTCTGCGCGTAGATAGAACAAGCACCGTGAATAGTGCCAAATATATGTTTTAACTTAAAGCGACCTcgttattaaagacgatagtctttcttggggaacttaaaagCTGAAaattttgtctgtctgtctgtctgtctgtctgtctgtcacccgattcagccacccggccaaagttggaccacttgcttaccgcccacactacttaaactggtacggctgttcatacttgtgaacgttatcgatcacaaagtaaatattacgcatatctgaggcgcaacatcactaggtaagtattaggaggtgtgttcctttaatagaaaatacatagatacgtaactctaaaaaccctagtttcttaagctgcgctgaaaatgccatgctatgcgcgccgacgaacgacgttccccgactgcgcgccgacgagcgccctctgccatggaggaaggaaaccctctgcacaagctcatgtttcccgatgtattgccagatggcgttcATGTCTCAcacagcgcctcctcaattttatcaatgccagccagatgcggccgattcaacataaaggaagcgctgtctgaggcagggcaaaacataaatggccgcttgatgaaataatgcggtaaaatgaaatctgttcaaacaaaccttcatgccaggacggaaatggtacgagaacagcatcacgggtggccgcggatcagaccagcactcatgtagtacggccggcagaagactatcgtctttcgaagacatttgcagcgaagcacgcagatacgcggcaaatttttttcacTAATGATTAACGTTATTATACTGAATGACGCTTTATCACCGTTTCTGGGGCGCTTTTACAATTTAGAGAACAAATATGGCCCTTCGATGTTTCGCATTCCAGTTTAGAGGCCTTGCTGATTTCCGAGCGACCCAGGTTACGATGCGACTCACTATAGCTTTGGAACTCTGAACATCAATACTTGTCATCACACAGTCTCCTATTGAGGCGATGCATTTTGCTTGTTCAGCTGAACATATATATGCCTTCTACCCTTCGTTTAGGATTACGTTCACAGCCTCAACTTCTTCGGCTTATCCGAACTGCTTCGATGAGGCTTAAATTCAAGCGGATGTGAATTGTTGTTGGAAAAAAGTTACTTTGCAAACTTTGCTGTTGAATATCGATTGAATCAAACTGCTTACCGCCCAGCGTTTTTAGAACGTAGGATGCGTACTCCTTTCTGCCTTCCAGAAAGCAATGTTTATATAACGGCCCCGCACTTTTCATGTGTTCTGGATAGACCGAAGATAGCATAGAAGACACATACCCCTGTAATGCTGCTTTACTGGAAAATTTATTTAAAAGCTTTTCTTCGAACTTAGTGACGTTGCGGAATGAAACCAGACTTGCTGCTGTAATGATGATGACTTATTGACATCCATTTTGAAACGGTGCGGTGACATATTatcacctagtctgcttgatttaatcaggtatgctatacatgtttttcattctagcatttttgtatatatctCCTTAAGCTTACTTTTCTTCCTcgaaacttctctatctaccttgtaccgatACCTATGCCTGTAGCGGATCCGGTGGAATCAATCTcttcgttgcttttttttttcccacttcaCGTCTACCAAGAGCGAGCCCTTGCGGTTAACACAGGAAAAATACTTAAGAAAACGAGGACGATTTTTTTCTGACATCACCTTTCTAAGCACATTACTGTGCTCTTTCGATCTGCACATATATGGATACGGGCGTCCGACTCAGAGGAGTTAGCATAAGACTTGGCGCATGGGGAAAGAATGTCATATCAGTTATATACACGTTCCCAGTCAAGCGCGATGCCTTTGCAGCCGCCGTCAACAGATGGCAAAAGGGGTCGACGTCCCAGATTCCTGGGCACAGACCGCAGCTCTGAATCGGAAGCTACAGTCAACCTAACCAATCAGAAGCACGCGCGACTTGCTACGTAACACGCCCTTCCGCGTTTTAACATGGCCTGCGAAGTCTTGAGGACAGTGTGGCCAGATCACTTCTCGTAACTTCTACTCCATTGGTCGGTGGTAATTAGTTTCTTCAGCCAGAAGCTGTTGCTTATCATACTGCTATGCAACATTTGCAAACAGGCCTTCAAGCCTTCTTGCTTCTTTTGTTTAGCTGTTTAATAGCTGCTGTGTAAAAGCTGTCTCACTCGGCGCCTGTCCGGTCCGCTTCCTGTTATTGCCACGAAACACCTTACTCCTCGCCTTATTTGATGAAGGTAAAGAAAATGCGCTGTGTAGCACTCCCCTAGGCACGCCATGGCGTACGAGGCATTCGTGAACAGGCAACGTTGTGAAATTAGTTCAGCTATACTGGCTTATGTATGATGCGCAAATGCGCCGattaccccgattttttttttttttcgcgggaaCAGAGGTCCGTATGCCTTTTGGCTCGCAGGTATATGCACTGCTGTGACAAGCTCAGCGTGCTACTGGAACGCTCACCACTTCGGGAAGAAAATATCTTTGCGCGAGGGTTGTCGATTGCCTGGTGGTCAACAGCGCTGTCTCGCGACCCAAGATTGTGTGTGCGTTGGCCGAGCTGGTCGCCATCGTCGTGGACTTCGTCATGGCCAGGCCAGAGACCGAAAGCAGCCTCTTCACAATGCCGTCTTTGCCGCCTCCGGTTCGAGGCATAGGCGCCACCACGGACGTGCTGCTCGATCCCTCGTCATCGGACAGGGGCGCATCTTTGAGGC
This Dermacentor silvarum isolate Dsil-2018 chromosome 6, BIME_Dsil_1.4, whole genome shotgun sequence DNA region includes the following protein-coding sequences:
- the LOC119456874 gene encoding endothelin-converting enzyme 1 — protein: MILITALALVVAILLCILLVKIYWKSATAVKNQCTTQACVSYSSLLLASINQSVDPCESFTRFVCDGWKQKQSLSVRETHFVDVLDKVRLSALSAAIPATRQDDVQRALALFLSCDDVGQGKSNQLLVVKEALLDAGIVWPEKPSDVDLVYTLLYCSLALGWGTVLDFVVVSSPSGNTLVVKAGSSLPFVMDKTRSFKSSVAKFTYFHTLASAFHLRHERTGTVDYDTTTAVEIEALEKLAAYYSAYVVRDITPSSVQDIVNSTHAPVPDSRWTDCLARLQPKLLDSVNVTTLVTTTTPRYLAAVLELWAELGEDTLHFFVSWCTVQVAALYANYELIENYYDKSSSEARAYHGAFCLSLVMSLSGPQTLFSSEGVGDIYQSDAGVHARAITSLVREAFRRRLSNWTHFNPNVTVISEWTSLAAVFRYVTVSANDTVVVPLGQQPDMTTESFVRNWQKVAQQWSDSAGLAAATLYPVSKLRYYLTSPEPRDFQFLPYALSFPLLQADLTDALNYGGLGAMVSRALGGLLIDAYAADPESATPVDIRLDCLRGDQFVEWASDDPGIAFGPEAFGLGALVEAYTSVAASGRPLAGLEAYSAMQLLFIALCYNKCEGTSKRHDESLCNVPLRHLPAFAEAFQCKPHTQMNPLRRCHFI